A stretch of DNA from Paenibacillus sp. FSL W8-0186:
TTATCGAGCACCTTCGTTACAGCCGTACTCCAGAGCAGTACGGCCGTAACGGTAATGACGATCGGGCTCGTCAATGCCGGGCTGTTGTCTTACGGCCGGACACTGGGCATCATCCTCGGCGGCAACATCGGAACCTGCCTGACCACCGAACTGATCGCCTTGAATATTTCGCGCCTTGGCATTCCGCTTATGATTGGCTCACTCATCATATGGGCTTGCGCCGTGATGGGCGAAGAAGCGTATCCCCACAGCCAGGATGGCGGACGCTGGGCGCGAAGGCTGCGGCCAATCCAGTTCGGATCGCTCGCTGTGTTCGGCTTCAGCCTTATTATGATCGCAATCAAATGGATGCAGTCGATCGGTTCAGCTCTAGAGGACCGCGGCGTGATCGCCTGGCTGCTGATGCACGCGGACGACAGTCTCCTCTGGGGGGCCATCGCCGGAGCAATTCTCACGGCACTTATTCATAGCAGTGCAGCTGTTATCGCCATGACGATGGGGCTTGTAGCTGCTGGAGCGCTCCCGGTTGAATTTGGCATAGCCATGGTCATCGGCTCTAACGTAGGCACATGTATTACGCCGCTGATCGCCTCAGTCGGCAGCTCCCGTTCAGGACAGTTCGTCGCCTGGTCCCACGTCATCCTCAACGTGCTTGGCGCGGTACTCTTCATGCCCCTGATCCCATGGCTTGAGACGGCCGCAGTCTGGCTTAGCAGTGATCCCGCGGCACAAATCGCCCATACGCAGACGATTTTCAACGTGGTCTGTTCCTTGCTCGCGCTCCCCTTTTGCTATTTGCCCATCTGGTCAAGATGGGGCGGGCCGACGCATCGCCCCCCGGAATATTCCACGCGGACGGTGGCGCTGCCTCCCGCCAAAATGGGCGATTAGACCTGAACGCCCAGCAGTTTTAATGCTTTTTCCAGTATAAAATCATTGTTGTCATAACCGGCATTGCACTGCCTTTCCCAAGCGACTGCAGGCTCATACCAGGCCACGCTGCGTATTTCCTCCGTTTGGGGTTTCAGCATGCCGCCTTCGCTTTCGACAAGATAATAGTGAACTTCCTTTTGGATATCTCCATGCTGCGGATGATGATAAGTATAGGCAATAATATCGATGGGCTCGACGATTCGGCCGAGAATTCCGGTTTCCTCTTTAATTTCACGAAGCGCGGTTTGCTCGATCGTCTCCCCGTTCTCCCGTTTTCCTTTAGCATAGGATATTTTGCCGTATCGGTCTGTAATGAGCTGAATTTGCAATTGTCCCGCTTCTCGGCGGTAGACAATGCCTCCTGCGGATATTTGCTTGGACGGCATAACATGATCCCTCCTTATTCGTAGCACATTCTCTAAAAAACGGATTCTCAGCTTGCCCCCTTACCGGGGATAATACCCAAATGGACAACAAGGATTTCACCCCCGGGGTGAAATCCTTGAAAGCAGGTATGATATTCAAACACGTGATAAGCTGGGCAGAATGTTAGGCCAATGCTCTGGAGGAATCCTCCAAAATGCGTACAAGCTGGCCTTCGCAGGTGTTGACGCCCGCTTTCGTCAGTTTGACCCGGCACACTTTACCAGCCAAGTCACCGGAAGCCTCAAAACGAATTTGCAGGTAATTGTCGCTGAATCCGGCTGCATAGCCTTCTCCCGCGACTCCCTTCTCATCCTTCTCCGGTATGACATCGACCACCTGGCCGACGAATTTCTGTGCATACGCCAGCTGCATCGATTCTGAAAGATCAATCAGCTCATGGACGCGTGCGTGCTTCACTTCCTCGTCTACCTGGTCCTCCATCCGAGCTGCCGGCGTACCGGTCCGCTTGGAATAAGGGAATACGTGCATTTCCGAGAAGCCGATGCGCTTAATCGCCTCGAAGCCCTCCCGGAACAGTTCATCGGTCTCGCCCGGGAAGCCGACGATAATATCTGTCGTAATCGCCACATCCGGCATGAATTCACGAATCTTCTTAATCTTAAGTTCGAATTCTTCAATCGTATATTTCCGTCTCATCCGCTTCAGCACTTCGTTGCTTCCCGCCTGCAGCGGAATATGAAAATGACGGCACATTTTGCTGGAGCCCTTCAGCACTTCCAGCATCTTATCGTCGATCTGACTTGCTTCGATCGAGCTGATCCGTACGCGCTCAAGGCCCTCGACCTTATCCAGCTCCCAGAGCAAATCGGACAGTCGGTAGTTTTCAAGGTCATCGCCGTATCCCCCGGTATGAATGCCGGTCAGTACGATTTCCTTATATCCTGCGGCGACCAACTGCTTCGCCTGATTCACAACGCTTTGCGGATCGCGGCTGCGGGACAAGCCCCGCGACCATGGAATGATACAGAAGGTGCAGAAGTTATTGCAGCCCTCTTGGATTTTGAGAAAGGCGCGTGTCCGGTCTGCAAAATCCGGTACGTCCAGCTCCTCGAAATCCCGGGTTTTCATAATGTTGCGCACGGCATTGATCGGCTGGCGCTGCTCCTGAAGCTGGCCGATCAGGGGCATGATCTTCTCCCGGTCCTGGGTACCGATCACAAGATCCACCCCAGGGATATCCAATATTTCGGCAGGCGAGGTCTGGGCATAACAGCCCGTAACCGCAACGATCGCGTCCGGATTGCGGCGGATCGCCCGGCGAATGATTTGCCGTGATTTTTTATCGCCTGTGTTCGTGACGGTGCACGTATTAATCAAGTATACATCTGCGGTCTGTTCAAAATCGACCTGCTCGTAGCCTTCGTTCTTAAAAAGCTGCCAAATGGCTTCTGTGTCATAGAAATTGACTTTGCAGCCCAACGTGTAAAAAGCGACGGATGGCATTGTTCAAAACTCCCCCATTTCTCCGGTTTCATACATGATGCAGGTCAAGGCGGCCATACCAGCCGTCTCCGTTCTTAAAATTCTTCGGCCCAGCCCTATGGATACGGCACCTGCCGCTTCTAATTGCGTGATTTCCTGCTCCGTAAATCCGCCCTCAGGCCCGATCGCGATCAGCACCCGCGGCTTCGCCCCCTCCTCCATGCGCTCCGCAAAAGGCTTCAGCACGTCCCGCAGCTGCTGGCCGTGCTCCTTCTCGTAGCATACACAGGCGAGGTCATATTCCGGCAGCTTGACCAGCAGTTCCTTCCAGGCCGCCGGCGAATCCACCGTCGGAATCCTGCTGCGGTGAGCCTGCTCCGCCGCCTCTTTCGCAATTTTGCGCCAGCGGAGCGCCCGCTTCTCCTCTTTCCGCGGATCATATTGAACAACCGTCCGTTCCGACATGAAAGGCAGAAAGGAAGTGGCGCCGATCTCCGTGCATTTCTGGATGACGACTTCCATTTTATCGCCTTTCGGCAAACTTTGGGCGATCGTCACCTGAACACGGGGTTCACCAGATGGCTCAAGCATTTCTATAATACGGGCTGTCACTTCCTGCGCTTCAATCTCCGTAATCTCGACTAGCGCTTCCCTAGCGATCCCGTCGCTGACAATCAGCTTATCTTCAGGCTTGGAACGCATCACTTTGCCTATATGGCGAGCGTCCTCACCGGTTATGCTCACCGTCTTGTCCCCAAACTGTATCGGGTCAATAAAATAACGCTGCATTTCTCATCAACCTCACCTTAATCACCAAAGAACATCATACAACTTTTGAATTATGGATTCCAGTATTTATTCCTCGAAAAAATGGGCGGGACTACCCGCCAAACAGCATGAGGAAAAAACTGCCGAACTGAAAATAAATCGTTTCGGCTCCCGCATATAAAGGTTGGATAATCACACTGCGGAGCTGGGGAATGATCAAGATGAGCAGAAAGATGAGTACAGACCACTGCTCAAATTGCTTCAATGAGATTCTGGCCCGGTCAGGTACGATATCCTCCAGAATACGGTAGCCGTCAAGCGGCGGCAGCGGCAATAAGTTGAATAGGAAAAGGAAAAAGTTCCAGAAATTAAACATCGCAAAAAAAGTATGAACGGCATTGTACAAGATTTCATTCGAAATCATATCTATTATGCCGAACCTGGAAAGGACAACATAAATCATCGTCCCGAGAAAACCGAGCAGCAAATTGCTCAGCGGCCCTGCCGCGGCGACGACGATCCCCATTTGCCGCGGCTTCTCAAAATTATCCCGGTTGACGGGAACCGGCCTTGCCCAGCCAAACCCCGCAATGAGGAGTAAAATCACTCCAAACAGGTCGAAGTGAACAGCCGGGTTCAGGGTGAGCCGCCCCTGCAGCCGTGCTGTCGGGTCCCCAAATTTATTGGCAAAATAAGCGTGGGAAAACTCATGCACGCTAAATGCGATGATCAGCGTAATTAAAAAATAAGGCAGCTGATCCAGGGGAATCCGCAAAATTTTATTTAAAAAATCCATGAACGGCTACCTCTTTCTCGCCACGAAAGCAACCCAATCCTCTTCGCGGGCGGTCTCCTCGATTTCGAAGCCCGTCGCAAGCAGCGCTTCCTTCACGGCTTGTTCTTTGTTTTTATATATTCCCGAAGCAATATAATATCCGCCCGGCTGCAGCGCCTGGTATACGTCTTCGATGAATAACAGGATAATTTCCGCTAGTATATTAGCTACAACCACGCGAACGGGCAGTTTAACGTTTAGCTCGGCCCCTGCTTCCTGCTTCAAAACGGATAACAGGTCGCTCTCCACGACCGTAATTTGCTCTTCCAGCTTGTTGAGCCTCGTATTCTCGATTGCGCTGGAAACAGCAACCGGATCCAGATCCAATGCTAGAACCCGGGATGCGCCAAGCTTAACCGCCCCGATGGCGAGAATGCCTGAGCCAGTCCCAACGTCAATAACCTCGTCCCCTTCTTGAATAACGCCCTCCAGCGTACGGAGGCACAACGAGGTCGTCGGATGCGTGCCGGTTCCAAAAGCCATGCCTGGATCAAGCTCAATGATTTTCTCCTGCTCCGATTGAGGGACGTAATCCTCCCAGGTCGGCTTAATCGTCAGCCGCTCGGACACGCGGATCGGCTTAAAATATTGCTTCCAGTTGTTCGCCCAGTCGTCCTCGCTGACATCCTTCACTGCCATTTCTGCCTTGCCGGGATCAATGTCGTAATTTGGCAGCTCCGCAATCCGTTCCTTTACGGAAGCTACCACCGCGTCAATGTCCGTTCCTTCCGGGAAATACCCGCTAATTCTTGCTTCCCCCTGTGGAATATCGTTGGGCGGTATTTCAAACCATTGTCCCAGGGACGTATCTCTAGGTTTATTGTTGTCCACGTACTCTTCAATGGTAACGCCGCCAGCCCCCTCCTCATGCAAGAAGTTGGTAATCATCTCTACCGCTTCTTCCGTTGTATGTATAGATATTTCCTTCCAAATCATGTTGATTTATCCTCCTCGGTTCATACGCATACCCTTTATTGTACTATATAATATCCAGGGAAACAAAGGCCGCTAACGGCCTTACCTCGATCGTTCTAATTCCGGTTGAAGGCTCATGAAAAAAGGGCAAAAGACGCAAATTGTCTTTTACCCTGAACTTAAGTTCCTCCGGCTGCTCTGCGCCAGGGATTCGTCATTTTTCCGGAGCTCCATGAACAGCGGCTGCCCGCGGTCCTGCTGCATGGCTTCGCCCATGCTTGATCAGAAGCGCTGCTGCTGCCTGCGGTCAGCGCGCTCGCTGCGCTCCAACGCTTCCCAATCCTCCTGATCGGCCAAGTCTTCGGAGAACTCCACGTCCTCGTTGTGTTCAATCGGTATTCTTGATGACTTTGCCGTACTGGAGCGCTTTGTGTCCTGCTTGTGCTCGCTCATCTTCCCGTTTCCCTCCTTCGGATAGTTGCAAGTTACATCATCCCGCCAAGTTCTTCAATGATTCGCAACGCTTGATGATGACTGGACTCGTCCACGACAACCGTCAACAGGATATCGTGTCCGGTCGGTCCGCCTTGGCCGCCATGACTCATCCCGCTTGCCGCAGGATCGGCAGCCGACAAAATGCCGGCCGACCTGTTGGTGATCTCCGCATCCTGAGTAATCGCCGCCAGGCTCGAAATTTTGCCGGTGACCGGATTTAGCGGGTCATAACCCTCGCCCGGATATCTGCTGAAACGGTCGATGGACAAGTCCGCGACCCGAAGAGCCTGCAATTTTCTGGCCGCGCCCTCCGCCTCTTCCGGGCTTTTAAAATAAGCGAGTATGTTTTTTTCACCCACCCGCGATCGCCTGCCTTCCCTCGGCATGTATTGAACCTGCTTCTTGCGCAGCTTCTTAGTCTGTAGGATGCAAAAATGAATGGCATTTTATACAAATGATACGTTCTTTTAAAATTTGAAACTATTATCGGGAGGTTTCGTATATACTCTTATATAAATACCATTTTTACAGTAGGAGGGTTTATTTATAGTATGTTCAAGAAAATGACGGCGCTCGTGATGGTATTCACTTTATTGTTTGCTTTCGCCTCTGCGGATTTCGCTGACGCGCGGCGCGGCGGTGGTTTTAAATCCGGGCCACGCAGTTACACGACAACGCCAAAGAAATCAAGCAACGTCAATAAGTCGGAATCCAACACGACCAACAAATCGACTGCAACTCCAGGCGCTACGAACAATAGAACCGGATTTTTCGGCGGTGGCAGCTTCATGAAAGGCATGATGGTCGGCGGTTTGGCCGGACTTCTGTTCGGCGGACTGTTCGGAGGCATGGGCTTTTTCGGTGAATTGCTGGGGCTCGCAGTCAACTTGATTGCCATTTACCTGATCGTAATGGTGGCGGTTGCCCTGTTCCGCAGGTTTAGGAAGCCTCAGGTGTATCAAGGACCGCGTCATGACGACCATGACAATCGCGGAGGAAGATTTTAAGCTATGATTCTAAGCATGGATGAAATCATCAACGCCATTTGTATTCATACAGCCGAACGTACCGGCTTGCGGCCAACAGACATCCAGGTGGAGCTGAGCTGGGATGAAGATACAGGTTATACCGGCGAAGTTTGGGCTAATGGACGAAGCCGTTACCTGATCGAATTGAATATTATAGAAGCGATTATCCAGTATATGTACAAGGAATATGGTATTCGGGCTTTCAAGGACGATATTACCCTGGAACTGGATGAAGAAATTACAGCGTCCATAAGGCAGTAAAGGTTGACTGCTGTAATATGCAAGGGCACCCTATCGTTACAGACGATAAGGGTGCCTTTTTATTATCTTTGTTCGAAGAAGAGTATGTCCGTTTAATTTATAGCTAGTTCACCCTAACTCTCTTCGAACCTTAAGAGTTAGTCTGATCTGCCCGCTTGCTGCCCAACAAGAAATTAAGCTGCTCCAGCAGGCTGCTGCCTCCGGTTAAGGAGATCGAGCCGATCTTCTCGCAAATCTTCTCCAGAAATTCAAGCTCTTTTAAACGGTACAGCGTCTCGTTCTCGTCCATCAGCTTGGCCGTATTAAGCAGGCTGCGTGTAGATGCCGTTTCCTCACGGCGGGTAATGAGGTTGGCTTGCGCTTTCTTTTCCGCCAAGAGAACGGTATTCA
This window harbors:
- a CDS encoding Na/Pi symporter; amino-acid sequence: MFHEIVFPATFGFALFLLGMKIMEASLQAWAGPRLIKLLQASTRTPWTGLLSSTFVTAVLQSSTAVTVMTIGLVNAGLLSYGRTLGIILGGNIGTCLTTELIALNISRLGIPLMIGSLIIWACAVMGEEAYPHSQDGGRWARRLRPIQFGSLAVFGFSLIMIAIKWMQSIGSALEDRGVIAWLLMHADDSLLWGAIAGAILTALIHSSAAVIAMTMGLVAAGALPVEFGIAMVIGSNVGTCITPLIASVGSSRSGQFVAWSHVILNVLGAVLFMPLIPWLETAAVWLSSDPAAQIAHTQTIFNVVCSLLALPFCYLPIWSRWGGPTHRPPEYSTRTVALPPAKMGD
- a CDS encoding NUDIX domain-containing protein, with amino-acid sequence MPSKQISAGGIVYRREAGQLQIQLITDRYGKISYAKGKRENGETIEQTALREIKEETGILGRIVEPIDIIAYTYHHPQHGDIQKEVHYYLVESEGGMLKPQTEEIRSVAWYEPAVAWERQCNAGYDNNDFILEKALKLLGVQV
- the mtaB gene encoding tRNA (N(6)-L-threonylcarbamoyladenosine(37)-C(2))-methylthiotransferase MtaB, with product MPSVAFYTLGCKVNFYDTEAIWQLFKNEGYEQVDFEQTADVYLINTCTVTNTGDKKSRQIIRRAIRRNPDAIVAVTGCYAQTSPAEILDIPGVDLVIGTQDREKIMPLIGQLQEQRQPINAVRNIMKTRDFEELDVPDFADRTRAFLKIQEGCNNFCTFCIIPWSRGLSRSRDPQSVVNQAKQLVAAGYKEIVLTGIHTGGYGDDLENYRLSDLLWELDKVEGLERVRISSIEASQIDDKMLEVLKGSSKMCRHFHIPLQAGSNEVLKRMRRKYTIEEFELKIKKIREFMPDVAITTDIIVGFPGETDELFREGFEAIKRIGFSEMHVFPYSKRTGTPAARMEDQVDEEVKHARVHELIDLSESMQLAYAQKFVGQVVDVIPEKDEKGVAGEGYAAGFSDNYLQIRFEASGDLAGKVCRVKLTKAGVNTCEGQLVRILEDSSRALA
- a CDS encoding 16S rRNA (uracil(1498)-N(3))-methyltransferase → MQRYFIDPIQFGDKTVSITGEDARHIGKVMRSKPEDKLIVSDGIAREALVEITEIEAQEVTARIIEMLEPSGEPRVQVTIAQSLPKGDKMEVVIQKCTEIGATSFLPFMSERTVVQYDPRKEEKRALRWRKIAKEAAEQAHRSRIPTVDSPAAWKELLVKLPEYDLACVCYEKEHGQQLRDVLKPFAERMEEGAKPRVLIAIGPEGGFTEQEITQLEAAGAVSIGLGRRILRTETAGMAALTCIMYETGEMGEF
- a CDS encoding site-2 protease family protein, whose translation is MDFLNKILRIPLDQLPYFLITLIIAFSVHEFSHAYFANKFGDPTARLQGRLTLNPAVHFDLFGVILLLIAGFGWARPVPVNRDNFEKPRQMGIVVAAAGPLSNLLLGFLGTMIYVVLSRFGIIDMISNEILYNAVHTFFAMFNFWNFFLFLFNLLPLPPLDGYRILEDIVPDRARISLKQFEQWSVLIFLLILIIPQLRSVIIQPLYAGAETIYFQFGSFFLMLFGG
- the prmA gene encoding 50S ribosomal protein L11 methyltransferase — its product is MIWKEISIHTTEEAVEMITNFLHEEGAGGVTIEEYVDNNKPRDTSLGQWFEIPPNDIPQGEARISGYFPEGTDIDAVVASVKERIAELPNYDIDPGKAEMAVKDVSEDDWANNWKQYFKPIRVSERLTIKPTWEDYVPQSEQEKIIELDPGMAFGTGTHPTTSLCLRTLEGVIQEGDEVIDVGTGSGILAIGAVKLGASRVLALDLDPVAVSSAIENTRLNKLEEQITVVESDLLSVLKQEAGAELNVKLPVRVVVANILAEIILLFIEDVYQALQPGGYYIASGIYKNKEQAVKEALLATGFEIEETAREEDWVAFVARKR
- a CDS encoding YfhD family protein, whose translation is MSEHKQDTKRSSTAKSSRIPIEHNEDVEFSEDLADQEDWEALERSERADRRQQQRF
- a CDS encoding YxcD family protein, which translates into the protein MILSMDEIINAICIHTAERTGLRPTDIQVELSWDEDTGYTGEVWANGRSRYLIELNIIEAIIQYMYKEYGIRAFKDDITLELDEEITASIRQ